The Toxorhynchites rutilus septentrionalis strain SRP chromosome 3, ASM2978413v1, whole genome shotgun sequence genome includes a region encoding these proteins:
- the LOC129778480 gene encoding nuclear pore complex protein Nup154 isoform X3, translating to MEHFKHIKCHCMMGLFPEIGRAWLSIDSDIYIWTYEQSRDVAYFDGLSHLIVSVGLVAPKPGVFIADVKYLLVLTTPVEIVILGVTFGDSKASPNRSITSSTEEMQLLNKPIFVLNTDNVAVTCVEGTSDGRIFLGGRDGCLYEIYYQAESNWFGKRYKKVNHSQGLMSHLVPGIFKVFSENDSISKITIDNSRKLLYVLTEKGAIEAWDIGTDSNTVKRLARISQNDIASSAANIQRTIEPSVFRPVTALCPLSADDSSHLHLIAITQTGVRFYFSTTPILFGIQQQQMLQQLQQQPQQQAGLAGSLEQQRPQGLYLLHVRLPPGYTPNNNVGKPKQVHSAFYSQGSLLMVSTPQPDQDLLWSLSSEPFPSRQNLIESSTVMTMDGQVWAVAEVKPKDKITVETPLRAAQVPKKVALLTNQGVHIVSLLKSVDILQQLLLACHGPHNEAVKAYFQVQTEPQACATSLLLACIETFKGTELGDWAAQAFILYGGEPFFDVGAYMGGQPAAPRQLSFNSPATGFVESQPGGPRLFMSTPFSASRPASSVQQSLIQQTQFPGNQMSTPLNQSFGNLPLSADSAHFHYSAKHAGLYLHMSRLLRSIWHKRCIDDKLHTTISQQDCAQILEDLYAIKRFLDSFALTNLAGLVGKNMSHAGTIGGPGGYLQQQQHHHHQQQQHQTMSGVSSGIGPQSPYGHQQSFASGHGTFGGASVQQKNTAEDAATEEKKSLDALIRLIKHSCEVLALWKILCEHQCHLLVSRLTKEQQAILQSCTFRDLILTRSDLCGLLIVTLINSYLNDNASVGSISSKLREVCPNLYRHEDAVSHKASEILLLSKTCNDPDEKDERLKTALQLCKSAAPNLPLTSICQQFTSAGFYTGVIELCSICAARSDPNEAALHFYRNNEPAEDQEGFMAFQNRMICYKEIKLMLDHVYTNVCKNKGSSIYPSLESTDRDKLANNHLISIISLSLQCQDQLLHIAVYEWLLSHNLLGELLEISEPSLGSFLGRAVNRTPENLVLADLLWKYHERNGQHAAASKILDKLANIHSESISLQHRIEYLARAVMCMRSDTVGYSAHNGVLLKDLEDKLEVAQIQKQVLDAMSIIPDKNYTSQAIKLLNSTLYNLTQLYSDFAERFELWECKLTILNCSHHNDPLLIESVWTHILDKELEKPDSSTERCRRLLSKVKSLAMEYESSGHCFPLAFIVRELELRCFRLKLFDSPVPETLIEMNLDVDALLNIYSRLISMNERVWVTEDDELYLVRSTAKLLSIIASQPNLVPLKDRRKMIAKSQDLISACLSILYTKPDGQGHVDSLRETQSKLNRIHC from the exons ATGGAACATTTTAAGC atataaaATGTCACTGTATGATGGGGCTTTTTCCAGAAATTGGTCGTGCCTGGTTGTCAATCGATTCCGATATCTAT ATTTGGACCTACGAGCAGAGTCGAGATGTGGCATACTTCGATGGTTTATCGCATCTGATTGTGAGTGTTGGCTTGGTGGCCCCTAAACCTGGGGTGTTCATTGCCGATGTGAAGTATCTTCTTGTGTTGACCACACCAGTGGAGATAGTTATTCTTGGCGTCACATTTGGAGATTCGAAGGCGTCGCCAAACCGCTCGATCACGTCTTCCACCGAGGAAATGCAGCTGCTGAACAAGCCAATTTTCGTACTGAATACGGATAACGTTGCCGTCACTTGCGTCGAGGGAACATCTGATGGTAGGATATTTTTGGGCGGACGGGATGGCTGCTTGTATGAAATCTACTACCAGGCGGAATCGAACTGGTTTGGCAAACGATACAAAAAGGTGAACCACTCGCAGGGATTGATGTCCCACTTGGTGCCCGGAATATTCAAAGTGTTCTCAGAAAATGATTCGATTTCCAAGATAACAATCGATAACTCTCGGAAATTGCTGTATGTGCTAACCGAAAAGGGTGCCATCGAAGCGTGGGATATTGGAACGGATTCCAACACTGTGAAACGACTCGCCAGGATATCACAGAATGATATAGCGTCCAGTGCGGCAAATATTCAACGAACTATTGAACCCTCGGTGTTTAGGCCTGTCACTGCCCTGTGCCCACTATCAGCGGACGATTCGTCACACTTACATCTGATAGCGATAACCCAGACTGGCGTacgtttctatttttctacgaCGCCTATATTATTCGGTATTCAACAACAGCAAATGTTACAACAGCTACAGCAGCAACCCCAACAGCAAGCTGGCTTGGCTGGCAGCCTCGAACAACAGCGTCCGCAAGGGCTGTATCTTCTCCATGTTCGACTTCCACCTGGATACACTCCAAACAACAACGTGGGCAAACCCAAACAAGTTCATTCGGCATTTTACAGCCAGGGTTCCCTGTTGATGGTATCAACGCCTCAGCCGGACCAGGACCTGTTATGGTCTCTCAGTTCCGAACCTTTTCCTTCCCGACAAAATTTGATTGAGTCGTCGACTGTCATGACAATGGATGGCCAGGTTTGGGCGGTAGCAGAAGTGAAACCTAAAGATAAGATCACCGTAGAAACTCCCCTGCGGGCGGCACAAGTCCCAAAAAAGGTTGCACTATTGACAAACCAAGGGGTGCACATTGTGTCGCTTCTCAAATCAGTCGATATTCTTCAGCAGCTGCTACTAGCATGTCACGGACCGCACAACGAAGCCGTTAAAGCTTACTTCCAGGTGCAAACGGAGCCACAAGCGTGCGCAACAAGTTTACTGCTGGCGTGTATTGAAACTTTCAAAGGTACCGAACTGGGCGACTGGGCCGCTCAAGCCTTCATCTTGTACGGCGGGGAGCCATTCTTCGATGTTGGCGCTTACATGGGTGGCCAACCGGCGGCACCCAGACAATTGAGTTTCAACTCTCCGGCTACTGGATTTGTCG AATCTCAACCAGGAGGTCCTCGACTGTTCATGTCGACGCCATTCTCCGCTTCGCGACCAGCATCTTCGGTTCAGCAGAGCCTCATACAACAAACCCAGTTTCCAGGTAACCAAA TGTCCACTCCACTCAATCAGAGCTTCGGCAATCTTCCCCTGTCTGCGGATTCCGCACACTTCCATTATTCGGCAAAGCACGCCGGTCTGTATCTGCACATGTCGCGATTGCTGCGTTCGATTTGGCACAAGCGTTGCATTGACGATAAGCTTCATACGACCATCAGCCAGCAGGATTGCGCACAAATTTTGGAGGATTTATATGCAATAAAACGTTTCTTGGACTCGTTCGCACTCACAAATCTAGCCGGACTTGTGGGGAAGAATATGTCTCACGCTGGCACCATTGGTGGTCCCGGTGGATAtctacagcagcagcaacatcatcaccaccaacagcaacaacaccaAACGATGTCCGGTGTGTCGTCTGGAATTGGTCCTCAAAGCCCTTACGGACATCAGCAATCATTTGCGAGCGGCCATGGTACATTCGGCGGGGCTTCGGTCCAGCAAAAGAACACCGCAGAAGATGCGGCGACTGAAGAGAAAAAATCATTGGATGCTTTAATACGTTTGATTA AGCACTCATGCGAGGTGTTGGCACTGTGGAAAATACTTTGCGAGCATCAGTGCCATCTGCTGGTGTCCAGATTAACTAAGGAGCAGCAAGCCATCCTTCAGTCCTGTACCTTCCGGGATCTCATCCTCACCCGCTCGGATCTCTGTGGGCTGTTGATCGTAACACTGATAAATTCCTACCTTAACGACAACGCCAGTGTCGGCTCGATATCATCCAAACTTCGGGAAGTTTGCCCGAATCTGTATCGCCATGAGGATGCTGTATCCCACAAGGCTTCGGAGATTCTGCTTCTTTCCAAAACCTGCAACGATCCGGATGAGAAAGATGAACGCTTGAAGACAGCCTTGCAACTGTGCAAAAGTGCCGCTCCGAATCTTCCTTTGACCTCAATATGTCAACAGTTCACGAGCGCTGGTTTCTACACGGGAGTCATCGAACTGTGTTCAATTTGTGCTGCGAGGAGCGATCCTAACGAGGCTGCATTACATTTCTATCGCAACAACGAACCCGCCGAGGATCAGGAAGGATTCATGGCATTCCAGAATCGGATGATATGCTACAAGGAGATTAAATTGATGCTGGATCACGTCTACACAAATGTTTGCAAAAACAAGGGTAGCAGCATTTATCCATCACTGGAAAGCACTGATCGGGATAAGTTAGCGAATAATCAT TTAATTTCAATCATCAGTTTATCGCTACAATGTCAGGATCAGCTGCTGCACATAGCAGTGTATGAATGGCTTCTATCCCATAACTTGCTGGGAGAACTTCTAGAGATAAGCGAACCATCGCTCGGTTCATTCCTGGGCCGAGCTGTAAATCGAACTCCCGAAAATCTGGTGTTGGCTGATTTGCTCTGGAAGTATCACGAACGCAATGGTCAACATGCTGCCGCCTCCAAGATTCTGGACAAGTTGGCAAACATCCATAGTGAATCCATATCGTTGCAGCACCGAATCGAATACCTCGCTCGGGCAGTTATGTGCATGCGGAGCGACACTGTCGGCTATTCGGCTCACAATGGAGTGCTGCTCAAGGATCTCGAAGACAAGCTTGAGGTTGCCCAAATCCAGAAACAGGTTCTGGATGCTATGTCAATTATTCCCGATAAAAACTACACCAGCCAGGCGATCAAATTGCTCAATTCAACGCTATACAATCTAACTCAGCTGTACTCGGATTTCGCCGAACGATTCGAGCTGTGGGAATGCAAGCTTACGATACTGAACTGCTCCCATCATAACGATCCGTTGCTGATCGAATCGGTTTGGACGCACATTCTGGATAAGGAACTTGAAAAACCGGACAGCAGTACGGAACGTTGTCGTCGGTTACTGTCTAAGGTTAAGAGTTTAGCGATGGAATATGAAAGCTCGGGCCACTGCTTCCCATTGGCATTTATCGTCCGTGAACTGGAGCTGAGATGCTTTCGGTTGAAGCTGTTCGACTCACCCGTACCAGAAACGCTGATCGAAATGAATTTGGATGTTGATGCGTTGTTGAACATATACTCAAG ACTCATTTCCATGAACGAACGCGTCTGGGTAACGGAGGACGACGAGTTGTACCTGGTTCGGTCGACGGCCAAGTTGCTTTCGATCATTGCCTCCCAGCCGAACCTGGTTCCGCTGAAGGATCGACGAAAAATGATTGCCAAATCGCAGGATCTCATCTCTGCTTGTTTGAGCATTTTGTACACCAAACCCGACGGCCAGGGACACGTTGACAGTCTCCGCGAAACGCAATCGAAGTTAAATCGGATCCACTGCTAG